TTGTCCATGGATTTGACATACTCATCCTCTTCTGGTCCTTCGTCAGACAGCGTAGGCATTTCGTCAGCTTCCAAGGCTCCCCCAAAGGCTCcaaagtcatcatcatcagcATTCTCGTTGTTATCGTCAGCCTCATTTTCTACACTCGGGGGCTCCAATGGGAGTGATTCGATGTCCGTGAGACCCCCTACTACGGCGGCATTCACAACGGCCCCTTCTGATACACCCACCGGCTTGTCCATGGATTTGACATACTCATCCTCTTCTGGTCCTTCGTCAGACAGCGTAGGCATTTCGTCAGCTTCCAAGGCTCCCCCAAAGGCTCcaaagtcatcatcatcagcATTCTCGTTGTTATCGTCAGCCTCATTTTCTACACTCGGGGGCTCCAATGGGAGTAATTCGATGTCCGTGAGACCCCCTACTACGGCGGCATTCACAACGGCCCCTTCTGATACATTGCCGTCTAACATTTCTCCTTCCAGGACTGCAGCGTCACCTAGCCAATGTTCCCCCCTTTTCGATGATGCGCTTTCGTCGGATTTGGCGAGTGGCGACTTCCTCATTGTCTCTCCTTCCATTTATAAAGAAAGAAAGCGAAACAGTTCCAAGCGCTTTGTCGACATTCCCTGAAATGAGAACAAATTGTCACTTTGAGAGTTACCGGGACAGTAGATTGACTCGCATCAGCCGTCTGTTTGTGAGAAGGTAATTTGAGTTTGACTATGTGCCTACGAATATGCAATCAAGCGTCGTACGACGGCAGACTAGCCCGCATGagcgctcacagtcaaccagGGCTTCATATTCTGTTCACGTGTAACACTTAATAATCCTAACAGTTAGGTCAAACTATGCCAATGCTTGACAGCAAAGACTCTCACAAAAAAAGCCACTGAAGAGACATTCGAGAAACTTGACCAATTGCATGCCAAATAACTCGGCGACCGTTGCGCTGACCAGAAATATAGTTAATGCGATGTATACTTTGATTGAATGACCGGATCCCAAAAGACAGGCAGGTAAAAGCAAGATCACAAACTAGAATGACGCAATAACGAATGCTACGTTAGTGTTAGCTTGGCGACGCACAAGTTTATCGACACGAaccactcacagtcaaaagatcgAATTTGCTTGTGAAAATGCGCTGCTACATTTGTCGTTTCCTGAAAGAAATTCATGCCGCGTAGCTTTAGCGGATTCGAGAAAGTCACACCGTCGCAATCTCAACCAGCTGACGGCGAATTCGACTTGTTACAGCCTCGCAGGCGCGAAATCCATGTAGCACTCCGCCACGAGTGAAACTAACTGCAAATCTAGGGAGATTCTCTACCCACGCAATCGTATTGACTCGAATACGTCTGTTATCCCATGTTTTCATGTTAGAAGCTGTGAGAAGCAATTAATAGTAAAACTTCGCTATAACGCGAGCATTCGTTTATGTCGCATTTACAGCTTTCGTGTCATAAAGTCATTTGATCGCCAGTGGCGGCGAAACTCAGCGGTATCGGAAAGTGATGCGCCCACGGGTTAAGTCATACGGGCTCAGCTCAATCAAGACTTTGTCTCCAACCAAAATTTTGACGAAGTTCTTTCGAATTTTGCCGCTAATTGTTGCCAACACAGGGGCCTGCGTCTCCGGAGCGTCATCAATTTGACACCGGAACATTGCGTTAGGTAAACTTTCCAAAACCACACCGCCGACTTCGATCACATCATCCTTCGTCTTTCTCACGCGTTCGGATTTATTCTTACGTTCATTTCCTTGCGCGCGGGCTTCCTTTTTCCCAAAAAGGATAGTATGCGCAAGCAACACCTTCGGAGGGTTTGTGTTTGCTGTTTGTGAGACCGTTGAAAAAGCCGGGCGACCAACCGTATATGCCGAAGTGAAGGCCTCGGCGCCAGAAAAGGCCATGATGCACAAAGCTACAACATAGAAAATTCTTGTCGATGTCATCGGAATGAATGTACACGAATCTAGACAACAAGTTGATTGTTTCGAAGACGCGTAGAGATCGGAAAGCAATCGCCTTGATGTGAGATACATCACATCATCGTTGGCTGTCCACACATACAAAATGTCTGTCCCCGACGACTGACGTGAGCAGATTGGACGTCATATACACGAACCTCCGATACGGGACACAAAAGACTTTCCGGCTCACAGTGAAAACTGCAATTCGTGTCAAATAACAATGATATGAAAACAGTGTCtgaaaaaaaaaacaaaACATGGCCTCCTCCAGCATCATTTTTcactttgacagtgaagcacAAGACTTATGCAACAATCTTGCCAATCTGATAGTCTTGAGTAGCAAAAAGCCCAGATCCCTCCTACGATTCGGCGCGTACCTCCGTCATGGAGGACTGTCGACGAGGAGAGGGCGAGAAGTTCTTTGACGGTGTCAATATTCTTGTAAAAAGGATTGTTTTTTACCAACAGCATTTAGTAGCATACACTGTATATATTCTCGACTAAATATGTAGAGGCTGGCTGAAGTGATTGTTGACATTTCAAACTTGCTTATGCTAGGCTTTGTATGTTCTATACCGGGAAAAGGTTAGTTGTCCTGCATGGCTCTCATGGTGGATGATTGTGCTTGTGGCAGTCAAGATGTCTTATTGCCAGTGGCCAAGCTTGCAAGACTCAGAATAAATGTAAACTGGACAGTAGACTCTTTCCAAGTATAGGTTATCCAACAAATGTGTCTCCGACATCAGAGCTGCCAACTTCATGGTTGCATTCTTGCTTAATTGTGCTGTTTTGGTGCTAGTTACTCCATATCTAATCCTATCAACATCGTCTGCCTTCGAAAGTCCCCCTTCTTGGCAGATCTTAAATCTCCCATAAGAAAAggattttactgttaactgcTTCCCAAAGATGTTGTCTGAACTGTTTTTGATGATAAGGTCTCGATAATGGATGCAGGGGTGGCTACGTAAGGAATCCCTCGCAAGCCAATCTTTAATAAAAAACACATGCTGCTGGCATTGATTTAATTGTAATTAATTAACTGTAGAAACAATATTTACTATATAATCCTAATAGTAATATGAATTTGTATTTAGGGATACGCATGCGTCATACAATTCGGACGCTTGGATCAGTAGGAGAAAGGTGAGCGTGAATAGTGCTCATTTTCAGAGTGTGTGCGAGTTGGCCagtcttgactgtgaaaggtcTAAAGACGCTATCACGAAAAAACGCATACTGTATGAATAGCTTCGCTCTCAGTGATAGTATTATCGACAGCCCGCTGAGCACTTTTTAGAATGTGGAATGACCAAACTCGAGTTTACGTTAAATGCATCTACGTGCGAAGTGATTTCGTGTGATGCTACCACAGCCTCGATTCTCGACATATCGCCTCCGTTCGTACCCTTGGCTCGCGTCCTTGCGTGTACCAATGAATGCGCCAAGTTTCGGGAGGGGGTGGCTAGAGCTAAAAAAGAAAGCCTGAAGTTCTTCACGTTAAATGTTGTTTTCTTGGCCTCGATGGCGACTACAGAGGCTTTTCATGCTGATCGCTCTCCCATCGAAGGTATTTTTGCGTCTCCTGAGGGTCTCTTCCATTCATGTGGAGTTGATCAGATTGCATGCTTTACCCATGTTACACTCGAAGACGACCAGATTCTCGTTACAGCATTGGAATATGATAGACAGCACCGAGCAGATCTCCTTCGCCAAGAATTTGGTTTTTGGCTGCTGAAGCATCAAGTCGAGAAAGCAGTTATCGCGACAACCCTAGGGGGGGGGGACATTTGCTACTGGAATCGATTTGCTAGCGAATTATACGGCTATGAAAGGGATGAAGCGATCGGTTTCAACATTGGGCCTTCTTTTGCCAAACAACATGTCGCTCAAGCAGTCAGAAGATTTTCAAGCGCGGCTAGCGGAGGGGAACCACTGGAAGGGAACCTTTCAGGTACGACGGAAGGATGGCTCACAGTTTCTGGCCGATGCGCACTATACACCGGTCCTCGATACAGAAGAGAAGGTGAAGTATATTGTAGGAGTCACAGCCGACTATTCCCAGCTCTACAACACTCTTGCGGAACTCGAAACTCTCAACAGCagcttggaaaaggaagtggAGCGTAGAACAAATCAGATTGTCGAGCAGGAACGATACCTGCATATGATTGGTGCGGCGATTCAGCACTCTGATACAGGGGCAATATTTACGGACAAAAGCGGTCGGATTATTTGGGTCAATGAACCTGTGCTCAAAATATTCGGCACAGCTGGGCGTTCCTTTCTAAGTAAGTTTGCGTGGGAGCTACCATTGGAGTTTGAAGGTGATTCAACGGGTAGTGCGGAAGAATCCTTTTCAGAATTGTTTCGACAGGCTAACACCGGTACTACACCGAGAGCTCGTCTCAGGCTTTGTCATACCTTGGAACAGTCGAAGGACATTGAAGTGCTGTCGATGAGCGTACGCAACTTTTCCAGGCACGGATCGTCGCTATCAGAAGACCAATACTTCATTACCCTTAGTGATTACACTAGCAAGCAGCGAGCCGAGAAAGCTCGAGTGGCAGCAAAAATTGCAGAAACAGCAAGTCAAACCAAGACGGAAATGATGCAAATGTTGTCACATGAATTGCGGACGCCACTCCAGGGCATTATGGGCGTTGCTTCCACTATCATAGAAGATCTGTCCAGTGATTCCAGTATGTTGGACAGTCTAAGGACCATTCTTGCATCTTCACGGTTGCTACTAACGTTGATTAACAATGTCTTAGATATCGGCAAGATTGATGCCAATATGATGGATATGATCGAGCTCTCGGATATTCCCTTGTCAGCTTGTATAGCAGACTCTCTTGAATTCTGCGGTCCATTCGCGGCAATTCATGACGTGTCATTGGTGTTCCAAAAGGAAGCAGAGCAGTTTGTATCCGCAAACCGACTGCGCTTGGAGGAAATTCTGGTAAATCTTGTTGGAAATGCCATCAAATACACTATGACAAATACCAAGGTCACAATCTCCTTGAGGAAATGCTCCATTGAGGACGCTTGGAAGGAAGCACGGTGCGCAGCAGCTTCAGACTTGATGTTTTTCTCGGAAGAGAAGTTGTTGGAAGCAGAGACTAGCCTAAGAGGGAGCAATATTGAGGTTACTGTAATTTCTGTTCGAGATCAAGGAACTGGCATTCCAGCTTCTAGCTGGAAAAAGGTTTTTAGTCAGTTCGTTCAACTCGAAAACTCGAAGGAGAAAGACCGTAGATATGAAGGCGGTTCGTCTGCAAAAGCGGGGCAATCAAGTGGTTCCGGCCTCGGCCTCAACCTCGCCATGAAGTTTGTCACTCGAATGAATGGACATATATGGTTTGAGAACAGGAGTCCAGGTGCCGATTTTAGCTTCTTTCTTGCGAACTCTAAGCGACGGCGTTCAATTGAATCCGCTAAGCCCCAGCAACCACCAATGCCCCCTGTGATACAGCCTCAGCAAGCTGCGTCGTTTCGGACGCTGATCGTTGATGACTCAACAATCAATCTGAAAGTGATGAAACAAATGCTGAGCCGGCTCGGAGTCCAacaaattcttgttgctcATAGCGGCAAAGAAGCACTTCAATATATAAAAGAAAGCAGTAAAATGCATGTTCCAAATTTAATACTGACAGATTTGCAGATGCCGGGCATGACCGGGTACGAACTGCTAAAGCAGTTACGCGAGCTCAAACATTTCCCGCAAGCAAAAATTATGGCGTGCTCAGCAGACTGGTCATCCGAAACCGAAGCAAAATGTGTTCACGTGGGCTTCGAAG
The Phaeodactylum tricornutum CCAP 1055/1 chromosome 7, whole genome shotgun sequence DNA segment above includes these coding regions:
- the ETR1 gene encoding ethylene receptor 1 (homolog to plant ETR1), yielding MTKLEFTLNASTCEVISCDATTASILDISPPFVPLARVLACTNECAKFREGVARAKKESLKFFTLNVVFLASMATTEAFHADRSPIEGIFASPEGLFHSCGVDQIACFTHVTLEDDQILVTALEYDRQHRADLLRQEFGFWLLKHQVEKAVIATTLGGGDICYWNRFASELYGYERDEAIGFNIGPSFAKQHVAQAVRRFSSAASGGEPLEGNLSEEKVKYIVGVTADYSQLYNTLAELETLNSSLEKEVERRTNQIVEQERYLHMIGAAIQHSDTGAIFTDKSGRIIWVNEPVLKIFGTAGRSFLSDSTGSAEESFSELFRQANTGTTPRARLRLCHTLEQSKDIEVLSMSVRNFSRHGSSLSEDQYFITLSDYTSKQRAEKARVAAKIAETASQTKTEMMQMLSHELRTPLQGIMGVASTIIEDLSSDSSMLDSLRTILASSRLLLTLINNVLDIGKIDANMMDMIELSDIPLSACIADSLEFCGPFAAIHDVSLVFQKEAEQFVSANRLRLEEILVNLVGNAIKYTMTNTKVTISLRKCSIEDAWKEARCAAASDLMFFSEEKLLEAETSLRGSNIEVTVISVRDQGTGIPASSWKKVFSQFVQLENSKEKDRRYEGGSSAKAGQSSGSGLGLNLAMKFVTRMNGHIWFENRSPGADFSFFLANSKRRRSIESAKPQQPPMPPVIQPQQAASFRTLIVDDSTINLKVMKQMLSRLGVQQILVAHSGKEALQYIKESSKMHVPNLILTDLQMPGMTGYELLKQLRELKHFPQAKIMACSADWSSETEAKCVHVGFEGLIRKPITLTCLKEILSGIISENEKYLKQSLATLH
- a CDS encoding predicted protein encodes the protein KDDVIEVGGVVLESLPNAMFRCQIDDAPETQAPVLATISGKIRKNFVKILVGDKVLIELSPYDLTRGRITFRYR